One Purpureocillium takamizusanense chromosome 1, complete sequence genomic window carries:
- a CDS encoding uncharacterized protein (EggNog:ENOG503PEYC): protein MDGPIRQIRDFASHLLAKEVSHHPLSPPPAYTPNRQPLDLLAITARQLEQQREAQPRPVLIDNSPVTTLLSGSAIDDAASDMAEEESSPIFLRINTSIKVASNNNVLCLDATPTDNAKQIAEAVVKAMRDYSAGNAGLPMIDEEGRPRPVKIDVDAGVTVEGANNFLGSKHVFQQFLEVQRNAQDRGQRRRREESEEEADETAGPSKRSRSTD, encoded by the coding sequence ATGGACGGACCGATTCGGCAAATACGAGACTTTGCCTCTCACCTCCTGGCAAAGGAAGTCTCTCACcaccctctctcccctcctcccgcctACACCCCCAATCGCCAACCCCTGGACCTTCTCGCCATCACAGCCCGccagctcgagcagcagcgcgaggcacAGCCCAGGCCAGTCCTGATAGACAACTCTCCCGTCACGACTCTTCTCAGCGGGTCGGCCATagacgacgcggccagcgacatggccgaggaggagtcCTCACCCATCTTCCTCCGCATCAACACCTCCATCAAGGTGGCAAGCAACAACAACGTGCtctgcctcgacgccacccCAACAGACAACGCCAAGCAGATCGCAGAGGCtgtcgtcaaggccatgcGGGACTACAGCGCCGGCAACGCTGGCCTCCCCATGATCGATGAGGAGGGCCGGCCCCGTCCCGTCAAgatcgacgtcgacgccggcgtcacgGTGGAGGGTGCCAACAACTTCCTCGGCAGCAAGCATGTCTTCCAACAGTTTCTTGAGGTGCAAAGAAACGCACAGGATCGCGGtcaacgccgacgtcgcgagGAGtctgaggaggaggctgacgAGACCGCTGGCCCTTCAAAGCGCTCCCGCTCTACCGACTGA
- a CDS encoding Phosphatidylinositol diacylglycerol-lyase (COG:S~EggNog:ENOG503NWX6) — MATLTLRNLTIHPLELVKVERFEGERVASGGGLLSNVTGAVTNFLNATEHQSHETRAKGGPIDSRDLSVRIEPFTINSDTDVRSPDEAAREVIRLTFQTEGHRYEADVPTPSSRSAVMKKLDDGPHDLTAVYVSNGALLAVFSSARLEAWMSELHNDWPLTLLSIPGTHNSPTCHKALPSVRCQAVGVPEQLRNGVRFLDIRVSANPDDDALALVHSAFPISLTGNKYFGDMLADIYRFLDENPSETVIMSLKREGTGKGTDGQLGKYLKHSYVDKTRDKWWTEPKIPTLGQARGKIVIVRRFALDDDMRQACWDGRGWGIDAQQWPDNCEDGTGGDGNFRIQDFYEITESQNIEKKISYSRGQLERAAEQVFALAGMEGHQPDAPTPPFFINFLSASNFFNATCWPERIAAKVNPAIVEYLCINHGEHDKGPNKLRVGDAGTGIVITDWVGANDNWDLIRCIVGMNARLQLKK; from the coding sequence ATGGCTACCCTCACGCTTCGCAACCTCACGATCCATcccctcgagctcgtcaaggtcgagcgcttcgagggcgagcgcgtcgcctccggcggcggcctgcttAGCAACGTCAccggcgccgtcaccaaCTTTCTCAATGCCACGGAGCATCAATCGCACGAGACGCGCGCCAAAGGCGGCCCCATCGACTCGCGCGACCTCTCCGTCCGCATCGAGCCCTTCACCATCAATTCGGACACCGACGTCCGCAGCCCCGATGAGGCGGCCCGCGAGGTCATTCGTCTCACCTTCCAGACCGAGGGCCACCGCTATGAGGCCGACGTCcccacgccctcgagccgctcCGCCGTCATGAAGAAGCTTGACGACGGGCCGCATGACCTGACGGCTGTCTACGTCTCCAACGgtgccctcctcgccgtcttctcgtcggcccgcctcgaggcctGGATGAGCGAGCTGCACAACGACTGGCCCCTAACCCTGCTCTCCATCCCCGGCACCCACAACTCGCCCACCTGCCACAAGGCCTTGCCCTCGGTGCGCTGCCAGGCCGTTGGCGTCCccgagcagctgcgcaacGGCGTCCGCTTCCTCGACATCCGTGTGTCGGCCAacccggacgacgacgccctcgcgctcgtccACAGCGCCTTCCCCATCTCCCTTACCGGCAACAAGTACTTTGGCGACATGCTCGCCGACATCTAccgcttcctcgacgagaacCCGAGCGAGACGGTCATCATGAGCCTTAAGCGCGAGGGCACCGGCAAGGGCACCGATGGCCAGCTGGGCAAGTACCTCAAGCACAGCTACGTCGACAAGACGCGCGACAAGTGGTGGACCGAGCCCAAGATCCCCACCCTCGGCCAGGCCCGCGGCAAGatcgtcatcgtccgccGCTTCGCCCTCGATGACGACATGCGCCAGGCCTGCTGGGACGGCCGCGGCTGGGGCATCGACGCCCAGCAATGGCCCGACAACTGCGAGGACGgaaccggcggcgacggcaacttCCGCATCCAGGACTTTTACGAGATCACCGAGAGCCAGAACATCGAGAAGAAGATCTCGTATAGCCGCGGTcagctcgagcgcgccgccgaacAGGTctttgccctcgccggcatggAGGGCCACCAGCCCGACGCTCCGACCCCGCCCTTCTTCATCAACTTCCTCAGCGCCAGCAACTTCTTCAACGCCACCTGCTGGCccgagcgcatcgccgcaAAGGTCAaccccgccatcgtcgagtACCTCTGCATCAaccacggcgagcacgacaAGGGACCCAACAAGCTCagggtcggcgacgccggcaccGGTATCGTCATCACCGATTGGGTGGGGGCCAACGACAACTGGGACCTGATTCGCTGCATTGTTGGCATGAACGCCCGGT